The Rhodothermus sp. genome contains the following window.
TCCCCGCGCGTGGTCTGCTCGATCACAATGGGGACCAACGCGCCGACCGGATACTGTTGGAATGGCCCGCTGTAAATCCCGGAAGGGAGCGTCAGATGCTGCGAGAACTTCAGAAAATCCTCTACAAGTCTACGGTCGGACATTGCTGTCTGGTCTCTGGTCAGGTTAGCAGGACTTGGACAGGCATTCGCTCCTACCGAACGTCTCCCTCAGGGTTCCGAGCTTCGGTATCTTCCTGGCGGGCTTGCAGGCGTTCAAGGTAAGCCGCCCGGTCCAGGTTTTCGAGCTGAAATTTCGTCTGGAGCGTATCGAACACCTTCTGGGTCAGCAACCGCCGTCGCAGCTGGTTCATCAGCTCGGGAACCGACTCATAAAACTGGCGCAGCTGCTCTGCACTCAACCTGCCATCTGCGTCGGCCTGCGTTTCGAAGAAAGCCTGCACTTCTTCGTCGGTTACTTCCAGGCCGAAGGTTTCTACTACTTTGTCAAAGATAAACATCCAGCGGGCCTGTTGCTCAGCCAGGGCGCGATTGGCATGTCGAAAGGCTGTCTCGTCGAAGTCCGCAGGAAGCTGGCCGTTGTTGCGCCGGCGCACATCTTCGACGAACTCGTCCAGCACCATTTCCACAGCAGATTCCGGCACCGGAATTGGATGCAGGGCCAGCAACCGGTTCATGATTTCCTGTTCCAGCAGCTCCCGAGACTCCCGGTTCCATCGCTCCTGCAATTCTTTGCGAACCAGTTCGCGTAGGCCGGCTTCGTCGGAGGCCTGGCCGCGCGTGATTTTCTGGATAAAGTCGGCATCCAGGGCCGGTAGCTCGCGCCGTTTGGTCTCTCGGACATGTATCTCGTAGCGGTGCGTATGGACAGGCTCGCCGGAAGCTTCGTCGCCATGCGGCAGGTCGACGCGCACCGTCTCGCCTGCCTTTTTGCCCAGCAGGGCCTGACGGATTTCCTCACGGAGTCGGGGATCATCCAGGAAAAACGAGACGCCTTCTTCCTTTTCGCCGATGATGGGTGTGCCTGTGGCTTCATCCAGACGCTGCAGATCGACAACGGCGTAATCTTCAGCACCCAGGGGTGTGTCGGACGGTAGATCGACCAGCTCGGCCTGTTCTTTTTGCAGGCGTCGAATGGTTTCTTCGACCTCCTCTTCGGTAACCTGGTGGACCAAGTGGGGGATGGTCTCCTGGTCGAGGGGCTTCAGTTCAAACTCGGGGCGTACACCGAAGCGGAGCACCGCATGCAAATCGGTGTCCGGCTTGTAATCCAGACGGAGCAGGCGGGGACGGCCGATCACCTTGTAGGTGCCGGGTTTGAGCACAACCGCTTCAAGCGCTTCGCGCACCTTACGTTCAGCCAATTCCAGCGCTACTTCATCGCCATAGAGCTTTTTAATGAGGGACAGTGGCGCTTTACCGGGACGGAATCCTTTGAGTTGAACGCGTCCGCGCAGCTGACGCAGTATCTGGTCCAGTTCGGGTTGCAACGCTTCGGCAGGAACGTGGATGGTCAGTTCGTATTCTACCGGACTGATCTCTTTGATTTCGGTTTGCATGCTGGAAAACGTTGACGATACCTGAGATCTTCGCTACGAAAAAACCGCCGACCCGAAGCTGGCCCGGCGATCGGCTCCCTTTAAATCAGGGGCATGATCTCGGGTTCCAGCTCAGAAATCAAGACCTACCGAGAAGTAGAAGCGCCGTTTGAGAAAGCGCCGGCCATCGAACGGCCAGGCGAAATCAAACCGGAAGGGAAAACCCAGCATAATGGTACGCAGGCCCAACCCGCTGGCTATCCGTACGTCGTCGAGCACCTGCACGCCGCTTTCGTTTTTACGGAACAGGTTCAGGCGACGGTTAGAGGGACTGCCCCATACAGCACCTACGTCCAGAAAGGCCGTGCCCTGCAGGTTATAAAGCGGCAGTAAGGGGAGCGGACCGGGTAACAGGGCAGCAATAAGCGGAAAGCGAAATTCGGCATTGAACAATCCGAAATAGGGCCCCTTAAGGGTATTGATATGGGTGGCGCGCAGGGGGAGCACCGGCGTGGCAAAGACGAAGTCGGTCAGGTCCTCTATCGGAAAGCTGGCAAAGCGTCGATTGATCCAGTTTTCCACGCCGGCCGAATAGAAAAGCTGTGGGTTTGGGCCAAACGAAGCGCCGCCGGCCAGGCGGAAGGCAAAGCGATAGAGCCCGCGTCCGAAGGCTGTGTACGTGCGCAGATCGGCCAGCAGGGTCACAAAGCGGATCTGACGACCATATAGCAAATTGCCCGGGCTACCGGCAAGCTGGACAGCT
Protein-coding sequences here:
- the tig gene encoding trigger factor; protein product: MQTEIKEISPVEYELTIHVPAEALQPELDQILRQLRGRVQLKGFRPGKAPLSLIKKLYGDEVALELAERKVREALEAVVLKPGTYKVIGRPRLLRLDYKPDTDLHAVLRFGVRPEFELKPLDQETIPHLVHQVTEEEVEETIRRLQKEQAELVDLPSDTPLGAEDYAVVDLQRLDEATGTPIIGEKEEGVSFFLDDPRLREEIRQALLGKKAGETVRVDLPHGDEASGEPVHTHRYEIHVRETKRRELPALDADFIQKITRGQASDEAGLRELVRKELQERWNRESRELLEQEIMNRLLALHPIPVPESAVEMVLDEFVEDVRRRNNGQLPADFDETAFRHANRALAEQQARWMFIFDKVVETFGLEVTDEEVQAFFETQADADGRLSAEQLRQFYESVPELMNQLRRRLLTQKVFDTLQTKFQLENLDRAAYLERLQARQEDTEARNPEGDVR